From Nitrospirota bacterium, one genomic window encodes:
- a CDS encoding response regulator transcription factor, with protein sequence MRILVIEDETKVGCFIKRALDEESYAVDLCEDGAKGLQMAFATNYDLLIVDLMLPSLPGLDVLKGVRQAKIQTPILILTAQSQVDQRVKGLDAGADDYLTKPFAIDELLARIRALLRRGATEGSGVLQIDDLVLNPATREVTRDGQRIDLTSKEYALLEYLMRHTGRVLTRPMISEHVWNQDFDTFTNVIDVYVNYLRNKIDRGRSKKLIHTIRGSGYMLKAD encoded by the coding sequence ATGCGTATCCTCGTTATTGAAGACGAAACGAAAGTCGGCTGTTTCATCAAGCGCGCGCTTGATGAGGAGAGTTACGCCGTCGATCTCTGTGAAGATGGGGCGAAGGGCCTTCAGATGGCCTTTGCCACGAACTACGACCTTCTGATCGTCGACTTGATGCTGCCGTCATTGCCCGGCCTGGATGTGCTGAAGGGAGTCCGTCAGGCCAAGATTCAAACCCCCATCCTGATTCTGACCGCCCAATCCCAAGTCGATCAGCGAGTCAAGGGTCTTGACGCCGGCGCAGACGATTACCTCACCAAGCCCTTTGCCATCGACGAACTGCTCGCCCGTATTCGCGCCCTGCTTCGCCGCGGCGCGACCGAGGGTTCCGGCGTCCTCCAGATCGACGATCTGGTCTTGAACCCGGCCACGCGAGAGGTGACCAGAGACGGCCAACGGATCGACCTCACCTCGAAGGAATATGCGCTGCTCGAATATCTGATGCGTCATACGGGGCGTGTCTTGACCCGTCCCATGATTTCAGAACATGTGTGGAATCAGGACTTCGACACGTTTACCAATGTCATCGATGTCTACGTGAATTATCTCCGGAACAAGATTGACCGGGGACGCTCGAAGAAGCTGATTCATACGATTCGCGGAAGCGGATATATGCTGAAGGCCGACTGA
- a CDS encoding heavy metal sensor histidine kinase, with amino-acid sequence MPLRVRLTLWYGTALALILIIFSTILYVITARSLRDAVDQSLEETAAAAVRSLEERGFLPLIDETELMSQFPELARIDKFFQIFSPSGTITIRSPNVKQQEMPLSRQALEVAYSGHTLFESAKYPKEPPLRLISVPIIYRGSLLYIVQVGTTMDSVEHTLNRLLLVLLVSMPVALAVSLAGGWFMAGRALRPVDAITLAAQRIAGGDLTQRLTAPASADEIGRLTNTFNDMIDRLETSFRQIRQFSSDASHELRTPLTVMKGETELALRRPRETDDYKIVLESNLEEIDRMTRIVDELLFLSRADMGEVKMEHLPVQLDLLIEDVHRQASLLGQERDIQVVLSATTSAVVLGDELRLRELFLNLLDNAVKYSRPSGTVDIALTIYQGQARVSVTDHGIGIAQEDQPQIFDRFYRTDDARAHTKKGTGLGLSICAWIAESHRGQIEVQSQVGEGSTFTVMLPLVSPSA; translated from the coding sequence ATGCCGCTTCGCGTCCGCCTCACTCTGTGGTATGGCACTGCCCTCGCGCTCATCCTCATCATCTTTTCAACCATCTTGTATGTCATTACCGCGCGAAGCCTCCGCGATGCGGTCGATCAATCGCTGGAGGAAACCGCGGCGGCGGCTGTGCGGTCGCTAGAAGAGCGCGGGTTCCTCCCGCTCATCGACGAAACCGAACTAATGTCCCAGTTCCCCGAACTGGCGCGCATCGACAAGTTCTTTCAGATTTTCAGTCCTTCCGGCACCATCACCATTCGTTCGCCGAACGTCAAACAACAGGAGATGCCGTTGAGCCGCCAGGCGTTGGAAGTGGCTTACTCAGGCCACACGCTGTTCGAATCCGCGAAGTATCCCAAGGAACCACCCTTACGCCTCATTTCTGTTCCCATCATCTATCGGGGCAGTCTGCTCTATATTGTCCAGGTCGGCACCACGATGGACTCGGTCGAGCATACGTTGAACCGCCTCCTGTTAGTCCTATTAGTGAGTATGCCTGTCGCGCTGGCCGTGTCGCTCGCCGGCGGCTGGTTCATGGCGGGCCGTGCCCTTCGCCCCGTCGATGCCATTACGCTGGCTGCGCAACGCATTGCCGGAGGTGATCTGACTCAACGGCTGACGGCCCCGGCCTCCGCCGATGAAATCGGCCGTCTCACGAATACATTCAATGACATGATCGACCGGCTGGAAACCTCCTTTCGGCAGATCCGCCAGTTCAGCAGCGATGCCTCGCACGAACTGCGCACACCGTTGACGGTCATGAAGGGGGAAACGGAACTCGCGCTTCGACGTCCCCGCGAAACGGACGACTACAAAATCGTTCTGGAGAGTAACCTCGAAGAGATCGACCGCATGACGCGGATTGTAGACGAGTTGCTCTTTCTCTCACGAGCGGACATGGGCGAAGTGAAGATGGAGCATCTGCCGGTTCAATTGGATCTGCTCATCGAAGACGTCCATCGGCAAGCCTCCCTGCTAGGGCAGGAACGGGACATTCAGGTCGTGCTCAGCGCTACGACGTCAGCCGTGGTCTTGGGAGACGAACTTCGCTTGCGCGAGCTTTTCCTGAATCTGCTCGATAATGCCGTCAAGTACTCTCGTCCCAGCGGCACCGTCGATATCGCGTTGACGATCTACCAAGGACAGGCGCGAGTGTCGGTGACCGATCACGGCATCGGGATCGCGCAGGAAGATCAGCCACAGATTTTTGACCGCTTCTATCGTACCGATGATGCGCGAGCCCATACCAAGAAGGGCACGGGACTTGGCCTGTCTATTTGCGCCTGGATTGCCGAATCCCATCGAGGACAGATCGAGGTTCAGAGCCAGGTTGGCGAAGGTTCTACCTTTACCGTGATGCTCCCTTTGGTTTCTCCATCGGCATAA
- a CDS encoding DegQ family serine endoprotease: MRQPVRQTLGTAAAVATLSALLIWGGQSLAPSHASSPAVSTATPVALTMSSAPSNGFTEVAKAVTPAVVNITTVTVEKMSDSRGIPDELRERMEEFFGGPGGPSGPRGFRGPQGPGPGEPREHRGGGQGSGVIVSPDGYILTNNHVIDGARTVTITLPDKREFTGKIIGADPKTDLAVVKIEGQNLPTVSWGDATKLQVGEYVLAVGNPFGLNSTVTLGIVSALGRGRMGITQYEDFIQTDAAINPGNSGGALVNTRGELVGINTAIFSQTGGYQGVGFAVPTSMSKPIYESLVKNGKVVRGFLGVSIQDLNQELAKSFSLKDAKGALVSDVKDDGPAGQAGLKQGDIIIAYQGSPVEDAVSLQRQVTKTAVGTKVTIRVIRDGHEKDVTVTIGEQPDSTKVAKVESGETDYAFAGVAVQDLDRETAKELGVKGKAQGVVVTAVEPESSAEKAGVMRGDVIREINRQPVKSVKEFEKVSSGLKKGENVLILIDRRGNALFLSAKV, encoded by the coding sequence ATGAGACAGCCTGTTCGTCAGACCCTTGGAACCGCCGCAGCGGTCGCAACATTGAGCGCGCTGTTGATCTGGGGAGGCCAATCGCTCGCTCCTTCCCATGCATCGAGTCCCGCTGTGTCGACGGCGACGCCGGTGGCTCTCACGATGAGCTCCGCGCCATCGAATGGCTTTACAGAAGTGGCGAAAGCCGTCACACCGGCTGTGGTGAACATTACAACCGTCACCGTCGAGAAGATGTCGGATAGTCGAGGCATACCAGACGAATTGCGGGAACGCATGGAAGAGTTCTTTGGCGGACCGGGGGGACCGTCCGGTCCTCGTGGATTCCGCGGGCCGCAAGGTCCTGGTCCTGGCGAGCCACGGGAGCATCGGGGCGGTGGGCAGGGGTCCGGCGTGATCGTTTCACCGGATGGGTACATCCTCACCAACAACCATGTGATTGACGGAGCACGGACCGTCACGATCACGTTGCCGGACAAGAGGGAATTCACGGGGAAGATTATTGGCGCCGATCCCAAAACGGATCTGGCCGTCGTGAAGATCGAGGGACAGAACCTTCCTACGGTCTCCTGGGGTGATGCGACTAAACTGCAGGTTGGTGAATATGTCTTGGCAGTCGGAAATCCCTTCGGGTTGAATTCGACCGTGACACTCGGGATCGTGAGCGCGTTGGGCCGCGGTCGTATGGGCATTACTCAGTATGAAGACTTCATCCAAACCGATGCAGCCATCAATCCTGGGAATTCTGGCGGCGCCTTGGTGAATACCAGGGGTGAACTGGTGGGCATCAACACCGCCATCTTTTCTCAGACCGGTGGGTATCAGGGTGTAGGCTTCGCTGTCCCAACCAGTATGAGCAAGCCGATCTATGAAAGCCTGGTGAAGAATGGGAAGGTGGTACGAGGATTCCTGGGAGTCTCCATTCAGGATCTCAACCAGGAACTGGCCAAATCGTTCAGCCTCAAAGACGCGAAAGGGGCTCTCGTCAGCGACGTGAAGGACGACGGCCCTGCAGGGCAAGCAGGTCTGAAGCAAGGCGATATCATCATCGCCTATCAAGGTTCGCCAGTGGAAGACGCGGTGTCGCTCCAACGGCAGGTGACCAAGACGGCGGTGGGCACGAAAGTCACTATCCGGGTGATCCGTGATGGCCATGAGAAAGACGTGACCGTGACGATCGGCGAGCAACCGGACAGCACAAAAGTCGCCAAGGTTGAGAGCGGCGAGACCGACTATGCTTTCGCTGGAGTGGCGGTGCAGGACCTCGATCGGGAAACAGCCAAGGAACTAGGCGTGAAGGGCAAGGCCCAGGGGGTCGTCGTCACCGCGGTTGAACCGGAGAGCAGCGCAGAAAAGGCCGGAGTGATGCGGGGTGACGTGATTCGTGAAATCAACCGGCAGCCAGTGAAGTCGGTGAAGGAATTTGAGAAAGTTTCGTCAGGACTGAAGAAGGGAGAGAATGTCTTGATCCTGATCGACCGGCGAGGCAACGCATTGTTCCTCAGCGCGAAGGTCTGA
- the purU gene encoding formyltetrahydrofolate deformylase: MAQRKESVVLLIHCKDRRGIVARVSGFIHDFGGNILDSEHHTDEETNEFLMRMEFATEGLQIPVDEIATAFAPVAKTFEMRYEVRPSSRRTRVAMLVSKQDHCLADLLQRHKRDELHIDVPVIISNHDTCASWAELFKIPFSVCPVTKETKPQQEQAVLSLLKDHNIELVVMARYMQILSASFLAQVGCPVINIHHSFLPAFMGANPYRQAYDRGVKIIGATAHYATEDLDEGPIIEQDVMHVGHRDTVDDLVRKGRDLEEIVLARAVRRHVERRVLVYGRKTVVFD, from the coding sequence ATGGCACAGCGAAAAGAATCTGTTGTTCTTCTGATTCATTGCAAGGATCGAAGGGGCATTGTGGCCCGGGTCTCTGGTTTCATTCACGACTTCGGCGGGAATATCCTCGACTCGGAGCACCATACAGATGAAGAGACCAACGAGTTTCTCATGCGCATGGAGTTTGCCACAGAGGGCCTGCAGATTCCGGTCGATGAAATCGCAACCGCGTTCGCTCCGGTCGCGAAGACCTTCGAGATGCGCTACGAGGTTCGTCCCTCAAGCCGCCGAACAAGAGTCGCGATGTTGGTCTCGAAACAGGATCACTGCCTGGCGGACTTGCTCCAACGGCACAAACGCGATGAGTTGCACATCGATGTCCCCGTGATTATCTCCAATCACGACACCTGCGCAAGCTGGGCTGAACTCTTCAAGATTCCCTTCTCTGTCTGTCCTGTGACCAAGGAAACGAAACCCCAGCAGGAGCAAGCCGTACTCTCCCTCCTGAAGGACCATAATATCGAGCTTGTGGTCATGGCCCGCTACATGCAAATCCTCAGCGCCAGCTTTCTTGCACAGGTCGGCTGCCCGGTCATCAATATCCATCACTCCTTCCTGCCTGCGTTTATGGGCGCGAACCCCTATCGGCAGGCCTATGACCGTGGCGTGAAAATCATCGGAGCCACGGCACATTATGCTACAGAAGATCTGGATGAAGGTCCGATCATCGAGCAAGATGTCATGCATGTGGGCCACAGGGACACCGTTGACGACCTGGTGAGGAAGGGACGGGATCTGGAGGAGATTGTGCTGGCCCGCGCGGTGCGCCGCCACGTCGAACGACGGGTGTTGGTGTATGGCAGGAAAACCGTCGTCTTCGACTAG